The following coding sequences lie in one Anopheles coustani unplaced genomic scaffold, idAnoCousDA_361_x.2 scaffold_126_ctg1, whole genome shotgun sequence genomic window:
- the LOC131271176 gene encoding uncharacterized protein LOC131271176 codes for MERQIAEKEQHHQREVELRQKLLAMRVQHRKEIEALEKQCVKPKCSSSIKEDDTDDAYQGQPYSFRDIEEGIEEYDGTASVSTWLSDLEATATMARWTERQKAIMCRKKLTGTAKAFIVTLQAGIDYQQLKWELQREFGEVVRASDVHRQLTARRRGNRESALDYVYAMQKIAQPIQLDEQSICEYIADGYTNDEKLRATFYEAQTIGELKSKLKFLERAASKEAPKGPLVREQRGAMENAKKRNCFSCGSSTHQLAECPTKQEGPTCFKCGATGHRAKECANSRERKPQCFACGDIGHVSGKCTKKSTRVQTLTTTFPEVHVTIRNKENKAVVDTCSEVTLMRYDLFQELKLSPGELKPSVRIIRGYGGKQHNVCGEVTIEAGIDEVIEKIQFVVVPLGSIDSRLLIGLDVLGKVNYVIQNGSVKITKQVKHDKEPPNEDYHWVLRITCNDVQELDVPSKYRSVISGLVNNYNPSTNSNTESEMRIRMEGQEVVRTIPRRLAPLEKEIVKKQVREWLSDGIIQPSRSPYASAVVVVPKKDGSYRMCVDYREVNKLIVRDSYPMPNVEEQIDQLADARVYSVLDLKNSYFHVKVEEKSRQYTSFVTSDGQYEFLRAPFGLCISGNAFGRFINTALQELITDGTIMAFVDDIIIPATDEEHGLTALRRVLEVARYAGLQFNWKKCVFLKRRVEYLGYTIYDGRIEPSSQKIEKVKHFPQPRTAKQLQRFIGLASYFRKFIAGFADLARPLTRMLKKGSTVEFGDDAKAAFEIPNYILTRVKKLSQAYCCSALKKTENYIRVIIIAG; via the exons ATGGAACGACAGATCGCGGAAAAAGAGCAACACCATCAGCGCGAAGTGGAGTTGCGACAAAAGTTGCTGGCTATGAGAGTGCAACACCGCAAGGAGATCGAGGCTTTGGAGAAACAATGCGTCAAGCCCAAATGCTCCAGCTCTATAAAGGAAGACGACACAGATGACGCCTACCAAGGACAGCCTTACTCATTCCGAGATATCGAGGAAGGCATCGAGGAGTACGATGGTACGGCAAGCGTAAGCACGTGGCTATCTGACCTTGAAGCCACCGCTACCATGGCCCGTTGGACAGAGAGGCAGAAGGCAATTATGTGCCGTAAAAAACTTACTGGTACGGCGAAGGCATTTATCGTGACGTTGCAAGCAGGTATAGACTACCAACAGCTGAAATGGGAGTTGCAGAGAGAGTTCGGGGAAGTTGTTCGGGCAAGTGACGTACACCGCCAACTAACAGCACGGCGGCGTGGTAACCGAGAATCGGCGCTCGATTACGTGTACGCCATGCAAAAAATCGCTCAGCCCATCCAACTTGACGAACAAAGCATTTGCGAATACATAGCAGACGGCTACACTAACGACGAAAAGTTGAGGGCAACGTTTTATGAGGCCCAGACTATTGGGGAGCTAAAAAGCAAACTAAAATTCTTAGAGCGTGCTGCAAGTAAGGAAGCACCAAAGGGACCATTGGTGAGAGAGCAACGAGGGGCAATGGAAAACGCCAAGAAGCGTAATTGTTTCAGTTGTGGCAGTAGCACTCACCAACTAGCTGAATGCCCAACGAAACAAGAGGGCCCCACATGTTTCAAGTGTGGTGCGACGGGGCATCGTGCCAAAGAGTGCGCGAATTCGCGCGAAAGAAAGCCGCAGTGTTTTGCGTGTGGCGATATTGGCCATGTATCCGGGAAGTGTACGAAGAAAAGCACCAGAGTGCAAACTCTGACAACTACCTTTCCCGAAGTCCATGTGACAATTCgcaacaaagaaaacaaagcagTGGTGGACACATGCAGCGAGGTAACGCTCATGCGATACGACCTGTTCCAGGAACTTAAACTCAGCCCAGGTGAATTAAAGCCATCTGTACGGATAATAAGAGGCTACGGTGGAAAGCAACACAATGTATGTGGCGAGGTGACGATCGAGGCGGGCATAGACGAAGTGATAGAAAAAATCCAATTCGTGGTGGTACCGTTAGGGTCCATAGATTCAAGGTTACTTATCGGACTGGACGTGCTCGGTAAGGTAAATTACGTAATCCAGAACGGAAGtgtgaaaataacaaaacaagtgAAGCACGACAAAGAGCCGCCAAATGAGGACTATCATTGGGTGCTTCGGATAACATGTAACGATGTGCAAGAGCTAGACGTACCGTCAAAGTATCGGAGCGTAATAAGTGGACTTGTTAACAATTATAACCCCTCGACAAACTCTAATACAGAGAGCGAGATGCGAATACGCATGGAAGGGCAAGAAGTGGTACGCACCATACCTAGAAGATTGGCTCCGTTAGAAAAGGAAATAGTGAAGAAACAAGTGCGCGAATGGTTAAGCGATGGAATAATCCAGCCGTCGCGAAGCCCTTATGCCAGTGCGGTGGTAGTTGTTCCAAAAAAAGACGGATCATATCGGATGTGCGTAGATTATCGCGAGGTGAACAAACTGATCGTACGGGATTCGTATCCGATGCCCAACGTAGAAGAACAAATCGATCAATTAGCAGACGCTCGTGTATATAGTGTGCTGGATCTCAAGAACTCATATTTTCATGTGAAGGTGGAGGAGAAAAGTCGCCAATATACGTCGTTTGTGACATCCGATGGACAGTATGAGTTCTTACGGGCTCCGTTTGGATTGTGTATCAGCGGAAACGCGTTCGGACGTTTCATCAACACTGCGCTTCAAGAGCTGATAACGGACGGCACCATCATGGCCTTCGTTGACGATATCATCATACCAGCTACCGACGAGGAACATGGATTGACGGCGTTACGGCGGGTGCTAGAGGTGGCACGATATGCAGGACTTCAATTCAACTGGAAGAAATGTGTCTTCCTAAAACGACGTGTAGAATATTTGGGATACACAATCTACGATGGACGCATTGAACCGTCATCccaaaaaatagaaaaggttAAGCATTTTCCGCAGCCGAGAACAGCGAAACAGCTTCAACGTTTTATAGGCTTAGCTAGTTATTTTAGGAAGTTCATAGCAGGATTCGCAGACCTGGCAAGACCATTGACACGTATGCTGAAAAAGGGAAGTACGGTGGAATTCGGTGACGATGCAAAGGCAGCGTTTGAA ATACCGAACTACATACTGACGCGAGTAAAGAAGCTCTCGCAGGCATACTGTTGCAGCGCGCTGAAGAAGACGGAAAATTACATCCGTGTTATTATTATAGCAGGTTGA